The following coding sequences lie in one Rutidosis leptorrhynchoides isolate AG116_Rl617_1_P2 chromosome 6, CSIRO_AGI_Rlap_v1, whole genome shotgun sequence genomic window:
- the LOC139852346 gene encoding uncharacterized protein gives MNGVGFRTFLLLFRQSCWNYWENLRIRGEAEFGGSCNGKVRCREVFNCELYYRGTSSCSQCIPDRRNMMKEMMRRGNSSPETDRPSDTEISCLINRLCIV, from the exons ATGAATGGAGTGGGATTCAGAACTTTCCTCCTGCTATTCAGACAAAGTTGCTGGAACTATTGGGAGAATTTAAGAATAAG AGGAGAGGCAGAGTTTGGCGGTTCTTGCAATGGGAAAGTGAGGTGTCGGGAAGTCTTCAACTGTGAACTCTATTATCGGGGAACGAGCAGTTGCAGTCAGTGCATTCCAG ATAGAAGAAATATGATGAAAGAGATGATGCGTAGAGGCAACAGTTCACCTGAAACAGATAGGCCAAGTGACACAGAGATCAGTTGTTTGATAAACAG GTTATGCATAGTATAG